One part of the Bacteroidia bacterium genome encodes these proteins:
- a CDS encoding SUMF1/EgtB/PvdO family nonheme iron enzyme, with the protein MSELLEASARRGDSPQKIKQKLAAVLAKDGEQQRRIYRLFDQYREKHSLGLLRKKKEVQPASIVKIWWDRNKIALLLLGLSLISMSAAAYLYTVSNLIYVEADSFAPSVNDISGEVFMEENSLIKDYSFARDSVVQTIWDWGDGSKRDTAKTASHRYDDLDRSYKITYTVLTARGKKSDGSRRVNFNPTCIATINSQIKNYELTASANFFLPVKIYDSFGPNEELEKQADSIRNLMSYSWDLGNGEIIEKDSIIYRYPSVESSYVVKLISRQFDPKHPDVLLCSHIDSIIIDLPRVVDLPLVPVNKLEIKAPDVSDLRQEEDYGLYFLLSLIALALYGLYELIIWSNRRAVLDESAEKLPPLRQKLKIELPDLNLFGNDHFASVATQLRARRVSGIKSLDLAKTLSRSIQAGGEFPLFSYKDQLQASQYLVLIDESSPKDHLARFYHAMLSELNKRDITAEFYFYDKDPSLCWKRRSQAVTQISWSQLGATFAGYRLIIIGTGEGLLDPLTGELSEFVLAQEGWAEKALLSTLPNEDWGRAEERLSQYFNFLPATEEGWEEMVPGWAKEEKPRPFDWKLKAFEVSPPEENSEKLIEELKLYLGESRFQWLCACAVYPVLYFELTLQLGEMITSNEIGLEALGHLFRLEWFRKGRIPDDIRLQLIDQLEERHAKETRNLISQILKENPAPENSLAKQDQDLTLAIYQYLNSSKSLEDKARLQQALKDLRPEDLEDIISLKYLSDVKHNPMLIPLPRSLYRGGIGLMGTQWLSRLGIVLGTILLFLGIVSMQDLGRLVNEEEHVYLAKDLHLDSREDSARYYHYQAVQQTIKQNELASQDGISLLAEMNYKRAFDKGILETNRADSFVNNFWQHRYKWARINYQSRHNEEAQELLLGLPDRVLADSLKNPQSVALAKNRSLDPRALTRKIKQDFPDLSDSTPNGISYLKGLVYLEFTEVENDAFVQRTLADSVIRNLNSLAAEFFQSLPQSDLELLRQKLARVPLISNNKAYASLAEKLGRYEYRLNVTTGRLDGGNTDEIPIMLSLIGEKGNIDVRLDSSTNANFQFEKAWRDSWTLYSFIPLGEIKEIQFRLGIAGKPGIDDWLIEDLQLATPDGFGPYDIPVNHWIGDYAGRSQSLSIYPGTALEVDPTLHAERDTTAEEPPAITVLRGVVVDKDQNRISAIEVRETLTNSFTETSFYGEFELPVRLQRANAVRLQLSNKFEVFAGKERFLPGTLELDTLIYVDSIGAEELILTLNEIELEQNIEQQQIGKSSFVKPAMVYVQGGTFMIGQKDKEPGHEVTLSNFEIGKYEVTFEEYDLFCDATRREKPLDEGWGRRRRPVINVSWEDAVEYANWLSFQAGYEQVYEKVGIETNKGEAEAWRINYNANGYRLPTESEWEFAARGGLKAQNTLYSGSNELDSVAWYSANSKRQTQIIGQKVANELGIYDMSGNVWEWCNDWYGDLNADSQNNPQGPLTGRTRVMRGGSWADSNSYCRLSYRLSSFPDNRAKASDNGFRLSRRLP; encoded by the coding sequence GTGAGCGAGTTGTTAGAAGCTTCGGCGAGGCGAGGAGATAGTCCTCAAAAGATAAAGCAGAAACTGGCTGCTGTTCTGGCAAAAGATGGAGAGCAGCAAAGGAGAATTTACCGACTCTTTGATCAGTATCGAGAGAAGCATAGCCTGGGATTACTTAGAAAGAAAAAAGAAGTTCAGCCGGCCAGTATTGTGAAAATCTGGTGGGATAGAAATAAAATTGCCCTTTTGCTTCTTGGGCTTAGCCTGATATCCATGAGTGCAGCGGCTTATTTATATACCGTTAGCAATTTGATCTATGTGGAGGCTGATTCATTTGCTCCTTCCGTAAATGACATATCAGGGGAGGTTTTTATGGAGGAAAATTCCCTCATTAAAGACTACTCCTTTGCGCGAGATAGTGTAGTGCAAACCATTTGGGATTGGGGAGATGGGTCGAAAAGGGATACAGCGAAGACTGCTTCTCATCGCTACGATGATTTGGACAGGTCTTATAAGATTACCTATACGGTGCTTACTGCCAGAGGGAAAAAAAGCGATGGAAGCAGAAGAGTTAATTTCAATCCGACCTGTATCGCAACCATAAATTCACAGATAAAGAACTATGAACTTACTGCTTCGGCAAATTTCTTTCTCCCGGTAAAAATTTATGATTCTTTCGGTCCCAATGAGGAACTGGAGAAACAAGCGGATAGTATAAGGAATCTTATGTCCTATAGCTGGGACTTGGGCAATGGGGAAATTATAGAGAAAGATTCAATCATCTATAGATATCCCTCCGTTGAAAGCAGTTATGTAGTTAAACTGATCAGTAGACAATTTGATCCTAAGCATCCTGATGTCCTGCTTTGTTCTCACATAGATTCGATTATAATTGACCTGCCAAGGGTGGTAGACCTTCCTTTGGTCCCCGTAAATAAACTCGAGATAAAGGCACCAGATGTAAGCGATCTCAGACAGGAAGAAGATTACGGTCTTTATTTCCTCTTATCCTTGATTGCGTTGGCCTTGTATGGGCTTTACGAATTGATCATTTGGAGTAACAGGAGAGCTGTTCTGGACGAGAGTGCAGAAAAATTACCTCCTTTACGCCAAAAACTGAAGATAGAGCTGCCTGACCTAAATCTTTTTGGGAATGATCATTTTGCCAGTGTCGCTACTCAGTTGAGGGCAAGAAGAGTTTCTGGCATCAAAAGCCTGGATCTGGCCAAAACCTTATCAAGAAGTATTCAAGCTGGCGGAGAATTTCCACTATTCTCCTATAAAGATCAATTGCAGGCCTCTCAGTATTTGGTATTGATAGATGAAAGTAGTCCCAAGGATCATTTGGCTCGCTTTTATCATGCCATGCTCAGTGAACTCAATAAGCGAGACATTACGGCAGAGTTTTACTTTTATGATAAAGATCCCAGTCTGTGTTGGAAGCGGCGATCTCAGGCGGTAACCCAGATCAGCTGGTCCCAATTGGGAGCAACATTTGCGGGATATCGATTGATCATTATTGGAACGGGAGAAGGCTTGCTTGATCCTCTTACAGGAGAGCTTTCAGAATTTGTTCTGGCTCAGGAGGGCTGGGCGGAAAAGGCTCTGCTAAGTACTTTGCCTAATGAGGATTGGGGGAGAGCCGAAGAGAGGTTATCCCAATATTTCAATTTCTTGCCCGCAACGGAAGAAGGATGGGAGGAAATGGTACCCGGATGGGCCAAAGAAGAAAAGCCCCGACCTTTCGATTGGAAATTAAAAGCCTTTGAAGTCAGTCCTCCGGAAGAAAATTCCGAGAAGCTCATAGAGGAATTAAAGCTTTATTTGGGAGAAAGTCGTTTTCAATGGCTTTGTGCCTGTGCGGTTTATCCGGTTTTATATTTTGAGTTGACACTTCAATTGGGGGAAATGATCACCTCCAATGAAATCGGACTGGAAGCTTTGGGACATCTTTTTCGTTTGGAGTGGTTTAGAAAAGGAAGAATCCCGGATGATATTCGCCTACAACTTATTGACCAACTCGAAGAAAGGCATGCTAAGGAAACACGGAATCTGATTTCACAAATACTGAAAGAAAATCCTGCGCCGGAAAATAGCCTGGCTAAACAAGACCAGGACCTGACTTTGGCGATCTATCAATACCTGAATTCTTCGAAAAGCCTGGAGGATAAGGCTCGATTGCAGCAAGCACTAAAAGATTTACGGCCGGAAGATCTGGAAGACATTATTTCTCTGAAATACCTTTCAGATGTAAAGCATAATCCGATGCTGATTCCTTTGCCCAGAAGCTTATATAGAGGAGGGATTGGTTTAATGGGGACCCAATGGCTCAGCCGTTTGGGGATCGTTCTGGGAACTATCCTGCTATTTCTTGGAATTGTCTCTATGCAGGATTTGGGGCGTTTGGTCAATGAGGAAGAACATGTCTATCTGGCTAAAGACCTACACCTGGACAGTCGGGAAGATAGCGCTCGCTATTACCATTATCAGGCTGTTCAGCAAACGATTAAGCAAAACGAATTAGCTAGTCAGGATGGAATTTCATTATTGGCAGAAATGAATTATAAGAGGGCCTTTGATAAAGGGATTTTAGAAACAAATCGCGCAGATAGTTTTGTCAATAATTTCTGGCAACACCGATACAAATGGGCCCGGATCAATTATCAGTCCCGACATAATGAGGAGGCACAGGAATTGTTGTTAGGCTTGCCAGATCGGGTACTGGCCGATAGCCTGAAAAATCCTCAATCTGTTGCCCTCGCGAAAAACAGGTCCCTGGATCCCAGAGCTTTAACTAGAAAAATTAAACAGGACTTTCCTGATTTGTCAGACTCCACTCCAAATGGAATTTCCTATTTAAAAGGTCTGGTTTACCTCGAATTTACGGAAGTAGAAAATGATGCCTTTGTGCAGAGAACCTTAGCCGATTCCGTGATACGAAATCTCAATAGCCTCGCAGCTGAGTTTTTCCAATCATTGCCCCAATCAGATCTGGAATTATTGCGGCAAAAACTGGCGAGAGTTCCTTTGATTAGTAATAATAAAGCATACGCTTCTTTAGCCGAAAAACTGGGGCGATATGAATATCGATTGAATGTAACTACTGGAAGATTGGATGGTGGGAATACGGATGAAATACCGATAATGCTTTCTCTAATCGGGGAGAAGGGGAACATAGATGTACGTTTGGATAGCAGTACAAATGCAAATTTCCAATTTGAAAAAGCCTGGAGGGATAGTTGGACCTTATATAGCTTCATTCCTTTAGGAGAGATCAAAGAAATTCAATTCCGACTCGGTATAGCAGGAAAGCCGGGCATTGACGATTGGCTGATTGAAGACTTGCAATTGGCAACGCCTGACGGATTTGGTCCATATGATATTCCGGTAAACCATTGGATCGGAGACTATGCGGGAAGGTCCCAAAGCTTGAGCATCTATCCCGGGACGGCACTGGAAGTAGATCCGACTTTACATGCGGAGAGGGATACTACGGCTGAGGAACCCCCAGCGATTACTGTATTGCGGGGAGTAGTCGTAGATAAAGACCAGAATCGAATAAGTGCAATTGAGGTACGTGAAACGCTTACAAATTCCTTTACTGAAACCTCCTTCTACGGCGAATTTGAATTGCCGGTGCGCTTGCAAAGGGCAAATGCAGTAAGATTGCAGTTGAGCAATAAGTTTGAGGTCTTTGCAGGAAAAGAGAGGTTTCTGCCTGGCACACTTGAATTGGATACACTGATATATGTGGACAGTATAGGAGCTGAAGAATTGATTTTGACGCTGAATGAAATCGAGCTGGAGCAAAATATAGAGCAGCAGCAGATTGGGAAATCCAGCTTTGTGAAACCGGCGATGGTCTATGTTCAAGGAGGAACTTTTATGATAGGGCAGAAGGATAAAGAGCCTGGACATGAGGTAACTCTTAGCAATTTTGAGATTGGCAAGTATGAAGTGACCTTTGAGGAATATGATCTATTCTGTGATGCAACCAGGAGAGAAAAACCTTTGGATGAAGGCTGGGGTAGGAGGAGAAGGCCAGTAATCAACGTAAGCTGGGAAGATGCGGTTGAGTATGCCAATTGGCTAAGTTTTCAGGCGGGCTATGAACAGGTGTATGAGAAAGTGGGTATTGAAACTAATAAGGGAGAGGCCGAGGCATGGAGGATCAATTATAATGCGAATGGATATCGGCTTCCTACCGAATCAGAATGGGAGTTTGCTGCCCGTGGAGGATTAAAAGCCCAGAATACCCTTTATAGTGGTAGCAATGAATTGGATTCTGTGGCTTGGTATTCTGCTAATTCCAAAAGGCAGACTCAAATCATCGGACAAAAAGTAGCCAATGAACTGGGGATTTATGATATGAGTGGGAATGTTTGGGAATGGTGTAATGATTGGTATGGAGACTTGAATGCGGATTCTCAAAATAATCCTCAAGGGCCATTAACAGGGCGTACCAGAGTTATGCGTGGTGGGTCTTGGGCAGACAGCAATAGCTATTGTCGCCTCTCTTACCGGCTCAGTAGCTTCCCTGACAATAGAGCTAAGGCTTCCGATAATGGTTTTCGACTTTCTCGACGTTTACCTTAA
- a CDS encoding CHAT domain-containing protein, which yields MPTKSVILLAFANDRNGSGRFLTELDKEMLRLGEILQPEMFPLIKPAASGEKIRNAFRDYKEEIKIFHYGGHAEAEGLATEAAELNEEAYTHIQGLSKFIGLQEGLKLAFLNGCNTIGQAKAFHRSGIPCVIGTNREIGDSEARKFSEEFYKSLVRGSSIKKSFEEAQSSLESMHGEGAGFRSLNFGDEKERDEEVFPFELSVKAGSESRADESLKQWMKEGLPRNDFLPEKKASGTKTYLLCDRQEYVNDFGDELQFGLKEKVRRPQFFFIHGPHEELPGSLADRFYEFTVRDVLKRLKEPLNPGKYYRYELGFPQKSDFESKRNRDLAFIRLQNHFEQKDLDLPEDGNDVLKRIGPNRRIVLIQHDIMAIHWHEKMPEFLNRYIGDFWNLELTSSQAQIVVVFNLTYNLAKGLSGFFKKREDKGIENKLQKLVETFDNCILIKKLESVNSDEVAAWQGEYLKEKPGLISDLFGSKNKLPMADIEPVLMRELKKE from the coding sequence ATGCCTACAAAATCTGTCATATTACTTGCCTTCGCCAATGACCGAAACGGAAGTGGGCGATTTCTGACTGAGTTGGATAAAGAAATGCTCAGGTTGGGGGAAATCCTGCAACCGGAAATGTTTCCCTTGATCAAACCAGCAGCAAGTGGAGAGAAGATTCGCAATGCATTTCGGGATTATAAAGAGGAGATCAAAATCTTCCATTACGGCGGACATGCCGAAGCTGAAGGCCTGGCAACAGAGGCAGCCGAGCTAAATGAAGAAGCCTATACACACATACAAGGACTATCTAAATTTATCGGCTTACAAGAAGGCTTGAAATTGGCCTTTCTGAATGGCTGCAATACTATAGGCCAGGCAAAAGCTTTTCACCGGTCAGGCATTCCCTGTGTCATTGGAACCAATCGGGAGATAGGAGATTCCGAAGCCCGAAAATTTAGCGAGGAATTTTACAAAAGTCTGGTCAGAGGTTCTTCCATCAAAAAATCATTTGAGGAAGCACAGTCCAGTCTGGAATCCATGCATGGAGAAGGAGCAGGATTTCGGTCCCTAAATTTTGGGGATGAAAAAGAAAGAGATGAAGAAGTATTCCCATTTGAATTATCTGTAAAAGCCGGGAGCGAAAGTAGAGCAGATGAAAGTTTGAAGCAGTGGATGAAAGAAGGACTCCCTAGAAATGATTTCCTTCCTGAAAAGAAAGCCTCTGGAACCAAAACCTATCTTCTCTGCGATCGGCAAGAATATGTAAATGACTTTGGAGATGAATTACAGTTTGGCCTCAAAGAAAAAGTTCGCAGGCCGCAGTTTTTCTTTATTCATGGTCCACATGAAGAATTGCCCGGCAGTTTGGCCGATCGATTCTATGAGTTTACGGTTAGAGATGTGTTAAAACGGCTCAAAGAACCTTTGAATCCCGGCAAATACTATCGATATGAATTGGGCTTTCCCCAGAAAAGCGATTTTGAAAGCAAGAGAAACAGAGACCTCGCTTTTATTCGCCTGCAAAATCATTTCGAACAAAAAGACCTGGATTTACCGGAGGATGGAAATGATGTATTGAAACGAATCGGTCCTAATCGACGAATAGTTTTGATTCAGCATGATATTATGGCCATTCACTGGCATGAAAAAATGCCCGAATTTCTCAACCGCTACATCGGAGATTTTTGGAATCTCGAACTGACATCCTCCCAGGCTCAAATCGTAGTAGTATTTAACCTGACCTATAATCTCGCTAAAGGACTCTCCGGTTTTTTCAAGAAAAGAGAAGACAAAGGCATAGAGAATAAACTTCAGAAGTTGGTAGAGACCTTTGATAATTGCATCCTGATCAAAAAACTGGAATCTGTGAATAGTGATGAAGTTGCTGCCTGGCAGGGAGAATACCTCAAAGAAAAACCAGGCTTGATCTCTGACCTATTCGGTAGTAAAAATAAACTTCCCATGGCAGATATTGAACCTGTCTTAATGCGGGAGTTGAAGAAAGAATAA
- a CDS encoding MoxR family ATPase, producing the protein MKNAHFSYIGMKSFPQRPKNQSMQNDQNFDLNEHTYLIDDGLAAAVEVALDLNLPLLVTGKPGTGKTKLASYVAKQQGCELLEFYTKTSSKAKDLFYKYNALSHFRDSRNPESAVNTMGYISFESLGKAILNSSGRRSVVLIDEIDKAPRDFPNDVLFEFEHLAFKIEEATAEESASWAKKNKWELPPDDQGFFRYDKSSGNRPILILTSNSEKNLPDAFMRRCVYYHIEFPGPDRLRDIVSANLQLSDNFKENMLDHAIQHFIDVRNSGIKKQPATAELIAWIHLLNQKNIDLRAGLSEGDDGPLKKQIENTYVVLAKNYEDRVRLLDDLK; encoded by the coding sequence ATGAAAAATGCACACTTTTCATATATTGGGATGAAATCCTTCCCACAGCGACCTAAAAATCAGTCCATGCAAAACGACCAAAACTTCGACCTGAATGAGCACACCTATTTAATTGACGATGGGTTAGCTGCTGCAGTAGAAGTTGCCCTGGATTTAAATCTTCCTCTTTTGGTTACAGGTAAACCGGGAACAGGAAAAACTAAACTGGCCTCCTATGTAGCCAAACAGCAAGGATGTGAACTTCTGGAGTTTTATACCAAAACCAGTTCCAAGGCCAAAGATCTTTTTTATAAGTATAATGCGCTTTCCCATTTCCGCGATTCGAGAAATCCTGAATCTGCCGTAAATACCATGGGCTATATTTCTTTTGAAAGTCTGGGGAAGGCCATTTTGAATTCTTCGGGAAGGAGGTCTGTCGTTTTGATAGATGAGATAGATAAAGCCCCCAGAGATTTTCCAAATGATGTCCTCTTTGAGTTTGAGCATTTGGCATTTAAAATCGAAGAGGCAACTGCGGAAGAATCTGCCAGCTGGGCGAAAAAAAACAAATGGGAACTTCCTCCCGATGATCAGGGCTTTTTCCGTTATGATAAATCCTCAGGAAATAGACCTATCCTCATCCTTACGTCCAATTCTGAAAAAAACCTTCCAGATGCATTCATGCGAAGATGTGTCTATTATCATATTGAATTTCCCGGGCCTGATCGACTGAGAGATATTGTCAGTGCCAATCTTCAACTAAGTGATAATTTCAAAGAAAATATGCTGGATCATGCCATTCAGCACTTCATTGATGTTCGAAATAGTGGCATCAAAAAACAGCCGGCTACTGCTGAACTGATTGCCTGGATTCATTTGTTGAATCAGAAGAATATTGATCTGAGGGCTGGTTTGTCTGAAGGAGATGATGGCCCCCTGAAAAAACAGATCGAAAATACCTATGTAGTTCTGGCCAAAAACTATGAAGATCGTGTGCGTTTGCTTGACGATCTGAAATAA
- a CDS encoding metallophosphoesterase family protein, translating to MRKIVISDIHGCLKSFKALLEHQVVLEKRDELYLLGDYIDRGPDSKGVIDHIIALKEAGYKVHALKGNHEEMMAKAVRQNDDTSMWLYNGGHQSLESFGLRDPKEIPEKYLKFIDELDNFFEVDEYILVHAGLNFTGNSSEEEGDDFLWRMHNPLSDLKSMMWIRWWYEDINWSWLKDRIIVHGHTPVDIDDIWDMVELLSEDQVLDIDNGCFAKYNAGMGRLCAFDLVNRDLYFQENIEGKST from the coding sequence ATGAGAAAGATTGTCATCTCTGACATACACGGTTGCCTAAAATCCTTCAAAGCTTTGTTGGAGCATCAGGTCGTACTCGAAAAAAGAGACGAGCTCTATTTACTAGGAGATTATATTGACCGCGGACCAGATTCTAAAGGGGTAATTGATCATATCATAGCATTGAAAGAAGCGGGGTATAAAGTTCATGCCTTAAAGGGAAATCATGAGGAAATGATGGCGAAAGCTGTCCGACAAAATGATGATACCTCTATGTGGCTTTACAATGGAGGCCACCAGTCTCTGGAAAGCTTTGGACTTCGCGACCCGAAAGAAATTCCTGAAAAATACCTCAAATTCATCGATGAGCTCGACAATTTCTTCGAAGTAGATGAATACATCCTCGTTCATGCAGGCCTGAACTTTACCGGCAATAGTTCCGAAGAAGAAGGAGATGATTTTCTCTGGCGGATGCACAATCCCCTTTCTGATCTCAAATCCATGATGTGGATCAGGTGGTGGTATGAAGACATCAACTGGAGTTGGTTGAAAGATCGCATCATTGTACACGGTCATACCCCGGTCGATATTGACGATATTTGGGATATGGTCGAACTTTTATCCGAAGATCAGGTATTGGATATAGACAATGGTTGTTTTGCCAAGTATAATGCCGGAATGGGAAGATTATGCGCCTTTGATCTGGTAAATCGCGATCTTTACTTCCAGGAAAACATAGAAGGCAAATCCACTTAA
- a CDS encoding DivIVA domain-containing protein → MITPIEIRQQSFKKSLRGYDREEVDAFLLALSQEWARQLEAHRAVKDELYRVQTSYNTLKEVEGMLHKTLIQAEQSSRDTMESAKQRANLKMREAESEAQSIIRQGREERDRLHREITELSRKREQLMVQLKGFLSTQLDFVNTYEGRELPPSSEPIPKHLHSGFDKMSQLPQVEEMTGSTQVEKEEVKVERQTTSSEETSQEETPQMNGNHAPNTNGKQVENIFESHKKGVEDANLLEDIMKEL, encoded by the coding sequence ATGATTACTCCGATTGAAATACGGCAGCAAAGCTTCAAAAAATCCCTTCGTGGTTACGACCGTGAAGAGGTGGATGCTTTCTTGCTTGCCCTGTCCCAGGAATGGGCGAGACAATTGGAAGCCCATAGAGCCGTCAAAGACGAGCTTTATAGAGTACAGACCAGTTACAATACCCTCAAAGAAGTTGAGGGCATGCTTCATAAAACCCTGATTCAGGCAGAACAAAGCTCTCGCGATACCATGGAGAGTGCCAAACAACGTGCTAACCTCAAGATGAGAGAGGCCGAATCAGAGGCTCAGTCCATTATTCGTCAGGGAAGAGAAGAAAGAGACAGACTTCATAGAGAGATTACAGAGCTTTCCCGTAAGCGTGAACAATTGATGGTTCAGCTAAAAGGATTCCTGTCCACACAGCTGGATTTCGTTAATACCTATGAGGGCCGCGAATTGCCTCCTTCTTCAGAACCCATTCCTAAACATTTGCACTCTGGCTTTGATAAAATGTCTCAGCTTCCTCAGGTAGAAGAAATGACCGGAAGCACCCAGGTGGAAAAAGAAGAAGTGAAGGTAGAGCGTCAAACTACCTCTAGTGAGGAAACTTCGCAGGAAGAAACTCCTCAAATGAATGGCAATCATGCTCCCAATACCAATGGCAAGCAAGTAGAAAATATCTTCGAAAGCCATAAGAAAGGAGTAGAGGATGCCAATTTATTAGAAGATATCATGAAAGAATTGTAG
- the dcd gene encoding dCTP deaminase, with translation MILTDAGILAEIEQGNIVIEPFERSCLGSNSYDVHLGKYLAVYKDRVLDAKKHNQIEEIIIPEEGYILQPNTLYLGVTEEYTETHKHVPFLEGKSSIGRLGIHIHATAGKGDVGFCNTWTLEITVAQAVRVYAGMPVGQLIYFDVQGEVINAYNSKENAKYTTRTIKPVESMMWKNKF, from the coding sequence ATGATTCTTACCGATGCCGGTATCCTTGCAGAAATTGAGCAGGGCAATATCGTTATTGAACCCTTTGAACGCAGTTGTCTGGGAAGTAATAGCTATGATGTACATTTGGGGAAATACCTCGCTGTGTATAAGGATCGTGTGCTTGACGCGAAGAAACACAATCAAATAGAAGAGATCATCATCCCCGAGGAGGGATACATTCTCCAACCCAATACCCTCTACCTCGGCGTAACCGAAGAATATACAGAGACCCATAAGCATGTACCTTTCCTCGAAGGAAAAAGTAGCATCGGTCGCCTTGGCATACATATCCACGCCACCGCAGGCAAAGGAGATGTCGGTTTTTGCAATACCTGGACGCTGGAAATAACCGTTGCACAGGCAGTACGCGTATATGCAGGTATGCCCGTAGGCCAGTTGATATACTTCGATGTACAGGGAGAAGTCATAAATGCCTACAACAGCAAAGAAAATGCAAAATACACCACTCGGACCATAAAGCCAGTGGAGTCCATGATGTGGAAGAATAAGTTTTAA
- a CDS encoding ATP-binding cassette domain-containing protein, with protein MDISVKNLSKKYGTQKAVDNISFTVKTGEILGFLGPNGAGKTTTMKILTTYLSATEGEVKIGSFDVSDNAEKIKAHIGYLPENNPLYLDMPVLEYLWFMAETQGVSKDNIPGRIATIVSQCGLNKEKHKKIGELSKGYRQRVGLAQALIHDPEILILDEPTTGLDPNQIVEIRNLIKEIGKEKTVILSTHILPEVEATCDRILIINEGNIVADGTPESLSKKAEESSVFRVQIKSPKPDELADELRKLEDVSLVEVLNRALGKFEITSKSDMPFRERLFNTCVKNGWILTELQFMEASLEDIFRELTLN; from the coding sequence ATGGATATTAGTGTAAAGAACCTAAGCAAGAAATACGGGACGCAAAAAGCGGTTGATAATATTTCTTTTACGGTGAAAACTGGTGAGATCCTGGGTTTTCTGGGACCCAATGGAGCCGGAAAGACAACCACAATGAAGATCCTGACAACTTATCTTTCTGCTACAGAAGGAGAGGTAAAAATCGGGAGCTTTGATGTATCCGATAATGCAGAGAAAATCAAGGCCCATATCGGTTATCTCCCGGAAAACAACCCCCTTTATCTCGACATGCCCGTACTGGAGTATTTGTGGTTTATGGCAGAAACCCAGGGAGTAAGCAAAGATAATATCCCGGGGCGAATTGCGACCATTGTCAGTCAATGTGGCCTTAATAAAGAGAAGCACAAAAAGATTGGTGAACTCTCCAAAGGCTATCGTCAGCGGGTAGGTCTGGCTCAGGCACTCATCCATGATCCGGAAATTCTCATTCTGGATGAGCCTACTACGGGGCTTGACCCCAACCAAATCGTAGAGATCAGAAACCTGATCAAAGAGATTGGAAAAGAAAAAACGGTTATCCTGAGCACCCATATTTTGCCGGAGGTGGAAGCTACCTGTGATCGGATTCTTATCATAAATGAGGGAAATATCGTTGCAGATGGTACGCCCGAGAGTCTGAGCAAAAAGGCCGAAGAAAGCTCGGTATTTCGTGTGCAAATCAAATCACCTAAACCCGATGAACTCGCTGATGAGTTACGGAAACTGGAAGATGTCAGTCTCGTAGAAGTTCTCAATCGTGCATTAGGCAAGTTTGAAATCACAAGTAAAAGTGATATGCCTTTCCGTGAAAGGCTCTTCAATACCTGTGTAAAAAATGGCTGGATACTTACTGAATTACAATTCATGGAAGCCAGTCTGGAAGACATTTTCCGCGAACTTACCCTCAACTAA
- a CDS encoding ABC transporter permease subunit yields MKNIWIIAKREFQTFFDSLVAYILLFAFLGLTGFLTWFFGNDIFLVKQADLSPFFDFAYILFIFFIPAITMRMIAEEKKAGTLEVLVTRAISDWEIVAGKYLACLMLVGTSLLFTLPYYFTIAWLGPMDHGATIMGYFGLLLLSSAYIGIGLFASSITNNQIVAFLLALLIGLIFAFIFDFSASLFPGGVGNFLDYLSFNTHFNSISRGVIDSRDLIFFLTLTALGLLLTERQLAQRNVID; encoded by the coding sequence ATGAAAAATATATGGATCATAGCAAAGCGGGAATTTCAAACATTTTTTGACTCCCTCGTTGCCTATATATTATTATTTGCTTTCCTGGGACTGACAGGATTTTTGACCTGGTTCTTTGGAAACGATATATTTTTGGTGAAACAAGCGGACTTGAGTCCCTTCTTTGATTTCGCCTATATCCTTTTCATCTTCTTCATCCCAGCCATCACCATGCGGATGATTGCAGAAGAGAAAAAAGCGGGCACCCTCGAAGTTTTGGTAACGAGAGCCATTTCAGACTGGGAGATTGTAGCCGGAAAATACCTGGCCTGTCTTATGCTAGTAGGAACTTCTCTTTTGTTTACCCTGCCCTATTACTTCACCATTGCCTGGTTGGGACCGATGGATCATGGAGCAACCATTATGGGTTATTTCGGGCTTTTATTGCTCAGCTCTGCCTATATCGGTATAGGACTTTTTGCCAGTAGTATTACCAACAATCAAATTGTGGCTTTTCTTCTGGCCTTATTGATCGGCCTTATTTTCGCTTTTATCTTTGACTTCTCTGCCAGCCTCTTTCCCGGAGGAGTAGGCAACTTCCTGGATTATCTGAGTTTCAATACTCATTTCAATTCTATCTCTCGGGGAGTTATAGATTCACGCGACCTGATCTTCTTCCTCACCCTTACGGCTTTAGGCCTTTTGTTAACCGAGCGCCAACTCGCTCAAAGAAACGTAATCGACTAA